One genomic region from Bos indicus isolate NIAB-ARS_2022 breed Sahiwal x Tharparkar chromosome 17, NIAB-ARS_B.indTharparkar_mat_pri_1.0, whole genome shotgun sequence encodes:
- the LOC109570981 gene encoding tubulin alpha-3 chain: protein MRECISIHVGQAGVQIGNACWELYCLEHGIQPDGQMPSDKTIGGGDDSFNTFFSETGAGKHVPRAVFVDLEPTVVDEVRTGTYRQLFHPEQLITGKEDAANNYARGHYTIGKEIVDLVLDRIRKLADLCTGLQGFLIFHSFGGGTGSGFASLLMERLSVDYGKKSKLEFAIYPAPQVSTAVVEPYNSILTTHTTLEHSDCAFMVDNEAIYDICRRNLDIERPTYTNLNRLIGQIVSSITASLRFDGALNVDLTEFQTNLVPYPRIHFPLATYAPVISAEKAYHEQLSVAEITNACFEPANQMVKCDPRHGKYMACCMLYRGDVVPKDVNAAIATIKTKRTIQFVDWCPTGFKVGINYQPPTVVPGGDLAKVQRAVCMLSNTTAIAEAWARLDHKFDLMYAKRAFVHWYVGEGMEEGEFSEAREDLAALEKDYEEVGVDSVEAEAEEGEEY, encoded by the exons CGCGAGTGCATCTCCATCCACGTGGGGCAGGCGGGCGTCCAGATCGGCAACGCCTGCTGGGAGCTGTACTGCCTGGAGCATGGCATTCAGCCCGACGGCCAGATGCCCAGCGACAAGACCATCGGCGGCGGGGATGACTCCTTCAACACGTTCTTCAGCGAGACGGGGGCCGGCAAGCACGTGCCCAGGGCCGTGTTCGTGGACCTGGAGCCCACCGTGGTCG ACGAGGTGCGCACGGGGACCTACAGGCAGCTCTTCCACCCGGAGCAGCTGATCACCGGGAAGGAAGACGCGGCCAACAACTATGCCCGTGGCCACTACACCATCGGCAAGGAGATCGTCGACCTGGTCCTGGACCGCATCCGCAAACTG GCGGACCTGTGCACGGGGCTGCAGGGCTTCCTCATCTTCCACAGCTTCGGGGGCGGCACCGGCTCGGGCTTCGCGTCGCTGCTCATGGAGCGGCTCTCGGTGGACTACGGCAAGAAGTCCAAGCTGGAGTTCGCCATCTACCCGGCGCCCCAGGTCTCCACGGCCGTGGTGGAGCCCTACAACTCCATCCTGACCACGCACACGACCCTGGAGCACTCGGACTGCGCCTTCATGGTGGACAACGAGGCCATCTACGACATCTGCCGGCGCAACCTGGACATCGAGCGGCCCACGTACACCAACCTCAACCGGCTCATCGGGCAGATCGTGTCCTCCATCACGGCCTCCCTGCGCTTCGACGGCGCCCTCAACGTGGACCTGACCGAGTTCCAGACCAACCTGGTACCCTACCCCCGCATCCACTTCCCCCTGGCCACGTACGCCCCGGTCATCTCGGCCGAGAAGGCCTACCACGAGCAGCTGTCCGTGGCCGAGATCACCAACGCCTGCTTCGAGCCGGCCAACCAGATGGTCAAGTGTGACCCTCGCCACGGCAAGTACATGGCCTGCTGCATGCTGTACCGGGGGGACGTGGTCCCCAAAGACGTCAACGCGGCCATCGCCACCATCAAGACCAAGCGCACCATCCAGTTTGTGGACTGGTGCCCGACCGGGTTCAAG GTGGGCATCAACTACCAGCCCCCCACGGTGGTCCCGGGGGGAGACCTGGCCAAGGTGCAGCGGGCCGTGTGCATGCTGAGCAACACCACGGCCATCGCCGAGGCCTGGGCCCGCCTGGACCACAAGTTCGACCTCATGTACGCCAAGCGCGCCTTCGTGCACTGGTACGTGGGGGAGGGCATGGAGGAGGGCGAGTTCTCGGAGGCCCGGGAAGACCTGGCGGCGTTGGAGAAGGATTACGAGGAGGTGGGCGTGGACTCGGTGGAGGCGGAGGCCGAGGAAGGGGAGGAGTACTGA